The Cryptomeria japonica chromosome 6, Sugi_1.0, whole genome shotgun sequence genomic interval CAAATCCAGGAAGATTGCATTGGGATGCcatgaagagagtgtttagatacctaaaaggtacctCTCAATATGCTCTGTGTTATCATGGAAATTTGGTTGGATCACAGAGGACTGTAAGCATTCAGGGATATGTGGATTCTGGTTGGGCAGGGGACATTGACAACAAAAGATCCACAAGTAGATATGTATTCACGTTGAATGGTGGTGCAATCAGCTGGATGAGAAAGCAACAAGTTGTAGTCACTTTATCTACTACAGAGACAGAGTACATGACAACAACTCATGCCTATCAAGAGGTTGTTTGGCTTAAGCGTTTGTGTTATGCTGTCGAGTTTAATGCAGGACATATTTCTATTTGTTACGATAGTCAGAGTGCCATTTGTTTGGCAAAAAATCCCACTTTCCATGCCAGGACAAAACATGTTGATGTATAATATCAttttgttcgtgacatggtggaagatggaaaggttaatttGGAAAAGGTGGATACTCTGAAgaatgttgttgatgcattaacAAAACTTATGAACACAACAAAGTTCAAATGGTGTGCCAATTCGATAGGCCTTGGAGCTCATGAATCTTATTAATTTCAAAGTGTCTGGAGATACCAATAAGTTCTTTGTCAAGTGGGATAacgttgagaatgggtgtctcaaacttattGGTTGAAATCTCAAACAAATGACACTTGGTCTCTAAAATGAGCAGTTTAGTATGAATAACTTTCATGTTATTGATCATCTTCAAAGAGAACtgaataaccttcatgttattgatACAATAGTTGATAACCTCTGTGTTATGCACTTGCCTGGAGAAGCAGTGATTTCAGTAAAGCATTTGGGTTCAATAAGATTGTTTGAAGGAAGTAACTAAAGTCTCATTTTATGGCGATAAAGGCTATATCGGTATTTTGGTTtcattgtagttttgatttgtttagtaTCACACAAAAGTGTTATCGATCAAATTTGAGTTTTTGGTAGCCGAAGTCACCTTTCTGACAAAGTGCGATCAACTGATAAGAGACTTGAGAGGGGCCCACTATCGAAGATCGGGTGGAACACAACATGGTCACAATAAGAACTAGTGAGTTGCAGTTCCATTGGGTGGTGATATGCCGATATGCTTTGAGATGGTCTTGGTGGGGACCACAAATGACTCATGGTATCATGCTAAGTTGAAATCCGATGATTGATTCAAATGGGAACATTAACAGATAGTCTTAAGGATTCTGCGGGGACCACAATGGACTTGTTTTGACTTGTCGAGTTATCTGCTGACGATTGGTGGAAACTGGAATGACTCAGAGGAAGAGATGGTGACAACATGTGTGCTATTGACATTCTGAGAAGTTCGACAGTTATGTTGAAACCCAAAATTTCATAATAATACCCCTAACAtgatcaccaagcttttgtatttaaaatggtgaaaggttgaagctacaaaaaATTTCATTTACCTTGTATAAAATCCCACATACTAACTCCATTATGCACTAAAGCCTATGCGAATAATCCCTGGCAGACCCAAGAAAGATCAGTAAAATAACCTTCACCGATCAACATTTCATGTATTTCGATATGATATATCAATGTTAGATACAGATATTGAAATAGCTAACCTGATCCAGTAAATCAGTGTTGAACATGGACTTCGAGATAGCAATGATGAACATGAAGTCTTGATTGCCTGTCGGAATAATTAATAAAGGCAAAACAACAATTCTTTGTGATCTCGATAGCATTACATCGGTATAGCTATACCAAATGTGATATTTGAGATGTCTATCAGAATAACTTATGAAGTCAGAATATCACATCAACAAGGTTTCGATTAGTAAAATTATCCCGATGGTGAATAAATAGAATGGCATCAAGGGAACTATCCCAATTATGCACTTATGACCGATCAATTGACATCGGTAAAACTTATGGCGATAAAGGAAAATGAATATGATACCTCTATCGATATAACTAATGAGATTGGAATAATGATCATCTATAATATGCTAGTACAACCTATACTAAAAGCGAGTATATGTAAAGACATCAGAACAACTACTCTGACAACACACTCTTGACTGAATACCTATATCGAAATAACTTATAGTGAAAGGCAAAATCAAAGGTGAAGATCTTTATCGGGATAACTTGTGAAGTCGGGCATGAAGTTTTTTGGTATGCCGACAATTAAAACAATCCCGATAAGCACTATCCAAGATGCATTCGGCATAGGTAACCGGAGAGAAAGATTAAGCTGGTAATTGCTTATCGGTATAACTTCTGTCGAAAAAGAAAGATAGTTTCTAGTAGGGACGAAGCAAAAAGGCACCAAACTAGAAGACATGACAGATGAAGTGAAGGGACGTAACCCTAATCTAGGATAtttatatgtaaaacattaaaagagataaaaaaaaattaaaaaaaatagaagattTTAGGAGATTAGATTTTGTAATATATGATACCGCGAGGGTATTATCACTATTCTAATACATACTTTCAAGCAATACAAGAACTAGTTCTTCTATTTTAAAATTGTGTGTTGGACTCTTTTATTTTCAAATCAGTTTTTTGTTATAATTGTCTGTGGTTGATAATTACTACTCTAAATCACCATGTGAATAAATTGTATGTGGTTAAATAGTTGGAGCATCAAGATACATTTGAGAATCGTTTTGCCTGTTGTGTCTTGTCTAATTGGTCTTTCACAAGGAAAGTTAAATTCAATTAGACTAACTGTGAAAAATATTATACAATTATATAGCATTGGAGGTTGGGTAGttgaaatatccatccaatggaGGATTTAAAATTTGTCTTTCAGAGTTATACATAGGGTTTGCAAGTGAATGACTCTATTGCCTAAAagaaataaggcactggtctgttgcaTACAAATTTCAATTCAAGATCAATaaatgttagacaattcaaataatcgaaagacaactaagaggggggggggtgaatcagttgtcacagattaccagaacatttagcaattaaaactttaatattgaaacccaaaacattaatatcggaattcTTAAACCAAAGACAAGAATATcatttaaaccaattaagcataaaaaataatcacaggataaataccatccacatgacaccaagatttatatgtggaaaacccggtaaagggaaaaaccatggtgggaaacctacccacagtcagataatacttctgcagtaagtatgtgaattagaattgaggggcctgcacttgcaggaaggccaacaatctagagcacatttctcatcacaaaaggagtcttattgactacatagaaatccagactacaattcggagaagtgattgaactgcaaagataacatctcctatgcgtgagtacagttccggttaagctcaatatcgaaggactaaatcctcttacaattaggtgggccactagacaataaaccaattacataattacaaaacatgtcgaccttagaccaaacaaacaatattcaactcACAAGACAtcttagaaacacatcgagaggtccaatccacacgttacattaatccggtccataacctagatatactgggacccaatataggtccacacgctaaagcaatgatcccaatcagctaagcctcaaacatgatcaccatcaacatcctgaaactccaccagaagttgcaccaacaccacttatgcatatcatcaaagatcttcatcaaaagctctatcggtgaaaccctcatcgaaaccacaaaccaagcttccaagcaaacaggatagcatccgatcaccagatcaaaaccaacttactgaatatgaacatgaataagccaattccataaccaaatcatatagGAGCCTACCGGATTatgctggatccaaaccaaccagaaactactgaACCTAcaaggactagaagggtgtcggtaaaccatccaaaacaactagtgttgacatcaatgaaaaaatatcaatgcaacatataatcaattcctccaaatgaccaacaataaaatcatttattcaCACTTTTTTAATTTCATTTCCCTTTTAGTAGGAGATTAAAGTAGAGAATAGGAGTAAAGAGTAAAGCTAGTAGGGATCAGATTGAAGCAAGAATTAATCAGTTAGAGAAGCTAATCAAGGAAGtgggaaaaaataaaataatcagaATAGTAAGATAATCTATCCCAAAGGTATATGCCACTCTGAAATAAAACTAGAAGTAGAAGATATAGTGTGAAATATACTTTAAAAAGCACCAAGTTGGAGAGTCAGTTGGTGagaaggtacacccgcctaggttctatagagcctaaagtgagggagttagcaacctcgtgaagttcactctattagttggccaaatcaattagaagatttgatcattgagaaaggcatactcatagaattttccaatctgttgatttgaggaCCAACAAATTGGCAACTTTGCTGGGGACACAAACAAAGAAAGAACTTTGCTGTGGGAAAGAACTTaggagaaaataataaaaaaatattcctCTTGAAGGGAATTGGTGACTCTGACATAAGAAAAAACATTTGCATGTACGGTAGCATGTCTCTGAGACAAGGACATCCCCTCATACAATTGGAGTTCAATCAAAAAAGAAATACACCTAATCAAAAGAAAAACAACTCACCAAACAATCCAATGGGGCCTAGAAATCTATTCCTTGATGAATGATACAATCAATATAATACAGAAAAGGAAAGTATTCAAAATCCATCTTTCAATGCACCAAAAGATTTGTTTTCAGCTGGTAGATGAGGTGAAGACatggatttgactattgtagataaagcatgaaaataaaaacataaagTTTATCCACAAGGAAAATTTAATACTCCTCTTGATTTTTCTTCTAGAGCCTCTAGCTCATGTTCAAGAAATTCCAGAATGAATTCTACAAGTTTAGAAAACCCGAATGGTTATCGGGGCGGTTTGAAGGACTAGTAAAATAGGTTATGGACACATCTATGGAAATAAAAAATTAGGGAATGACTCAGGAAGCCTTGGACGCTTGTGCTAGGCTAGGCATAAAACTTGATGAAGACGACTTGGTCCATGACTTAAAAAGACATAACATAGAGGGTGTAAGAACAAGTCAATCCCAAAGGCCTCCTCAAGGAGGAAATTTTGCATTGGGGACAAATGGTGGAGGTCAGAACCTCAAAGCATATGAAAACCCTTTATATCAAAGACGTGACCAAAATCATGGGCTAGGTAATTTTGCCCACAATCAAAACCCTCCTCAATATAATCTGTATAACTAGCCTCAGCCTGAACAAATATATAATCCATATAATCAATTTGCTCAACATTCCCATTTTCAACCACAATATAATCAAGCACTCCCTTTCACCTATCCCTATAACAACATAAACCAAGGCCAGTATTATGGAGGTCAATTTCAAACTGACCTAGGATATAATGCTTTGGGTGGGTTTGTGAACACTAATCAATACAAGTAGTTTGATTTCTCAGGAATCATAGGTTACCCACTCCCTATCTCAAATGATCTAAGAACTGCTATTCCAAAATTCACAGGGAGTGGTGCTATAACAAGAGAAGGGCATTGTAATGCATTTGATACCGCGATAGAGGACTTTGGATTTCCATCTGAAGATGTCAAGATGAGATTGTTTATGTAGTCACTAACaaaggatgcaagggattggtttagATCATTACCAGATGCTTCGATTAGTAGCTTGATAGAATCAAAAGACtctttttggagcaatatggagATCAAAAAAGCCTAAATTTACTCTACATGAAATTATGACCACACAGAAGGGGCATAATGAATCAATAATTGAATTTAACAAAAGGTTCAATAAGGTGCTAAACAAAATTCCATGACACATGAAGTCGGTGAATGAAGTAAGAATCCTCCATTATATAAATGCATTTGATAGCAAGACTAATTACGAGATTAGATCAAAGAACCCATCTACCTTGCAAGAGGCTCTAAAGATTGCAATCACCatagaaaataatagaaaattTGTTGGTAGAATTGGGAAAAGGGATGACACAAGGCTATATAATCCAAAAGCTCCTAAATAGAACAAGGAGGAAGACAAGTTTGATAAGGTATTGAGTGCCTTGAAAGACTTATCCATGAAACTAGGTAAACATGTTAGACCACAGTTTTATAGACACGATAGACCAAAActccatgatatgccttacaacacaaattggaaggatgaaAAACCAGAGGTTCCAAAATAAAACTCTAGTCAAGATTTACCTGATCCACTCAGTAAAGGAAATTACATGACAATGAACAATCCTTGGTGTAATGCATGTAATCTACCACATTCTCCACTACAATGTGTGGTGGCTCAAAGTTTGTAAAGTGAAGAAACAACATATGATCAATATGACCCTGGTCAGTCAATAAATACAGTATCACTTCTGCCTTTTAATGGGGTAAATGATTATGACTCATCTAAAGATGATTATGAATATGATGTAAATGATCAAAGGTATAATCATCAGTGCTGCATGCAACAAATGTTTTCAGATCATGATGAAGAGGAAGTCCCAAGGTTAAGAAAGCCTACAGAAGAAGAATGAAAGGTGCTAACCATTGTAACTATGGATCAAGCAAGGAGCAATTACAATCTGAGAAATAGAGTCGTAAATCCAGATCAGGAGAAACCTGCAGGGttattcataaaagaaagcaacatGAAAAAAATCACCAGCCACAATAGCAGCCAAGCTACAGGATGGAAATATGGTCAAAAATAAAGAAATCAACACTAAATTAGTCAAGCAATTTAAGAATGAACACATTGATAAGACTGAGCTAAACACTTCATATTTCGACATCACTAATGCATTATCACATATGAGTGTTTCAGTTTCTCTGTTGGGGATGATGAAATTCCCCGAATACAAAGAAAAAaccatgaagatgatatttgttgtCCCCAAAGATTCGTATAAAGAACATAACTACCAAGGTCAaacaaaggagaaagaagaagaaattgCACCTATGGTATACTTGGGAACCATAATAATAAAGGATCCTTGACAAATAGACCCCTTTTATATGTCATTGATGATTAACAATAAACTGGTAAGAAATTTCATGCTAGATTCAAGAGCTACCATGAATATTATGCCTTTTGAAGTAATCAAAGAATTGGGGATGTGAGTGGATACTACCTAAGGAAgttgttatgccatggacaataggtttGTCCTAGTGGTGGGTGTCATGAAGGACGTAGAATTCAAAATTGCTACCTACCTTGAAGCTCCacaaaaaataaatataacaaTGGTGGATGTTCCCCCTAACTATGGGATGTTATTGTCTAGACAATGGTCAGGCCTAGTGGGAGGTCATGTTCAATTAGCCctatcatatgctactataccaATGAATGGGAAGGGAGTAAGAGTAGAGAGGGAACCAAGATCCTCTTACATCATTTAAGACATAGACCATAACCAAATAACCTATTTCTATCATTCAAACATGGAAAATTTCACAGTCTAATTGAGAAAGCCTGAGATAAAAAATACAAATCCCATTAGCTTTAGTGCCCATGAAAGCATGAATCAgatatggcagatgtattttgatggagcttgcaaCAAGAAGGGGAATGGAGCGGGAGTTGTTTTTATTTCACCAAAaggaaaaacatttaaatattcattcttcctATCATTTgattgcaccaacaatacaacagaatatgaggCTCTTTTGTTAGGATTAAATTTGGCATCCAAGTATGGGATAAAACTCCTTAGTGTTTATGGAGATTCAGAATTGATCATTTCACCAGTCGGATCCAAGTATACCACTAAGAACACTAGActaaagagatagagaaataaaGTTTGGGATACTATTGAATGTTCTGATGCCTTTTCAATAGAGTGGGTTGATAGATCCCAAAACATCATGGCATATTTTCTAGCTAATATATCCATCAAACAAGATTATATAACATGTTATGGTATGTCCAAGGTGGAAGTTAAAACTAGACCTTTTATCCCGGATAATAGATATAGTTGGCAAGTTTTTGAAAATGATGAGGATCTAATAAAATTCCTACATTGTGTATATAAATATGAATCCTGACAGATTGATTTCAATGCTTGTGTGGAGGATATTGATGGGGAAGAAACCATATTTGGGAAAGAAGTAATACAACTGAAAACAAAAAAGATCCCTAAAGGTCTTGTTTCCTTGGAGAGGATCTTTGACAAAGATGACATGATAGAAACAAAGGCAACACCAGTTAAAGATGAGGATGTTGAAGAGATAAATCTTGGAACAGAGAATTCCTTGAAAATTGTGCTCATTGGGAAAAAACACACACCAAAAGTAATGGAGGAATTAATAGCATTGTTGAGGAAATATAGACATGTATTTGCCTAGTTGTATGGTGATTTAAAGTCATATAGGGAGGACTTATTTCAGCATGATATCCCACTAAATCCTGATGCAAAACCATTTAGACAGAagaagagacctattaatcccaccTTGTTGCCTAAAATGCATGAAGAAATATTAAAAATGAAAGAAGCAGggatgatcaagccaattagatACTCAACATGGGTTTCAAATCTTGTGCCAAAATGAAAGAAGAATGGTGACATTAGACTATGTATTGATTTCAGTAATCTAAACATATCCTCCTTAAAATATAATTACCCACTGCCAAACATGGATGCACTATTGCAGAAGGTAACAAGATGTGagatattgtcaatgatggatggctTTTCTGGTTATAACCAGGTAAAAGTCAATGTTTTAGAACAGTTTAAAACCGCATTTACCACCCCgtggaggacatatgtgtacactagaatgccttttggtttgaaaaatgcaggagctactttcCAAAGAGCTATAGATGTAGCATTTTCAAAATTGTTCAATGTGATCATgatagtatatcaagatgatttgactgTATACTCAAAGAAAGTTGAAGAACATTGTAGCCACCttgaaaaaatattcataaaagcTCTAGAATATGGTCTCTCTTTAAACCCCAAGAAGTGCCATTTTGGTGTCACAGGAGGGAAACTACTGGGACATTTTGGACAtatcaactttgtgaggagattTACATCTAATTTTGCAGAGGTTGTGAAACCTATACCTAAGATGTTGAAGAAGGGTACAAAATTGGATTGGAACAATGAAGATAAGGATGCATTTGTGGGTATTAAGAAGTACATTAAGGAAACTCTTGTGCTAAAGTCTCCTGATTTCTCTAAGCAATTCCAAATATTCTCTTTTGCCTTTTACCACACCATTGCTATTGTTATGTTGCgaaagaatgatgaaggtcatgagCAGCCTATTGCATTCTTTAGAAAAGCCTTGCATGAAGCTGAATTGAAgtatgacatcaatgaaaaacaagcCTATGCATTAGTTAAAGCAGTGaaaactttcagatcatatctagTAGGGGTGGAAGTGGTGGCATATGTTCCCAAGGCAATAGTCAAGGACATATTCAGATAATCAGAGGTGACtggcaagagatgtagatggataaatCAAGTACAAGAATTCAATATAAACATCCAAATAACAAAACTAGTATGAGGACAAGGGTTAGCCAAGTTGATGACTGAAACGAATTTGGAAGTTGCCCAAGTTAATAATGTCAGCCTAGAAGATGCTGTTACTCAAATATCGTCTACTACTTGAAACATATGTGATGTCCTGAAGGTTTAGAGGAAAACTAGAAAAGATCACTCAAGTTACAGGCAACTAAGTATGTATTGATAAGAGGGGACTTGTATTGGATAAATATAGATAATGTATTGTTATTTTATTTAGACCAAAATCAATCACTAGTGGTGTTGAAAGATATGCACGATGGAgtgtgtggaggaaattttctagcTAAAACTACCACCTACAAGATTCTAAaggctggttattattggcctagtaTTTTTAGAGATGCATTTACATACGTAAGgaaatgtgaagcatgtcaaaaaAATTTCAGGGAAATTGAAATATCAAGGAGCCTTGCCATTAAGGCCAATGCATGTTGAagagccttttcaacaatgggggaTTGATTTCATAGGAGAGATTATTGAAAAATCAAGtggaggtcatagatggatcctagtttccactgattactttactaaatgggtagaagctattcctactAAACAAGCAACCAACAACGTGGTAATCAAAAATTTGATGGAAAATATATTGACTAGGTTTGGTGTCCCTTCTAGATTTATAACAGATAATGGCATGTGTTTTAGATCTGTTGAACTCAATAAGTTCTGTGAGGAATATGGCATTAGAATATCTTATGCTTCACCATATCATCCCTAAGGAAATGATCAAGCTGAGTCAAGCAATAAGAACATTTTGAAAATCATAAGAAGGAAACTTGA includes:
- the LOC131876754 gene encoding secreted RxLR effector protein 161-like, coding for MKDLGATSYILGMEINKDRKNRKLWLGQSKYISIVVERFNMLDCKQLVVPMLQGTKLSVEDCPKSSTEKEDMAKVPYASAIGSLMCAIVCTRLDIAQAVGVLSQFMANPGRLHWDAMKRVFRYLKGTSQYALCYHGNLVGSQRTVSIQGYVDSGWAGDIDNKRSTSRYVFTLNGGAISWMRKQQVVVTLSTTETEYMTTTHAYQEVVWLKRLCYAVEFNAGHISICYDSQSAICLAKNPTFHARTKHVDV